ACGACGCCGCaccctcccccgccccgccaccaCCGGCCCTCCGGCCCCCCTCTCGAGCAGGATCCGGATTATTCCCGCCTCCTCCTCCCTACCGCTCCTGCTCTCATCATTGGGCAGCGGCGCTGCCCCTCCGACCGGACAGAGATGCTGATTGGCTCGCGGTGGCGATGGGCTAATAACATCACGCCTCAGCCACGGGAAGGGGCGGGCTCTGGGGAGAGGAGCCAGGACTGCCATTGGCTGTGTTGAGGCCACGCCCTGGGGGTCGGAGGTGAGCGGAGCGGTCACCTAGCAACGGCGGGACGCGGGCGGAAGGCGGGAGCCCGCCCAGGCCCACCCTGAGAGgagccccgggccgggccgcccgctGCCCCCTGCCTCGCCCCGAGGAGGTGCTCCCGGTCCCAGGCCCCGGTGCGGGGCGTAGgtggctgcagggaagaggggggGCGCTGAGgaggggcggcccggccccaAGAGGCAGCAGGTACAGCAGGAGCCACCAAGGGCCGAGGGCCCTCCATCAGCTGAAGGCAACGCTCCCAAGACCCCAGAATTACGTCCATCTCTGATGAGGTGAGCATTCTCAAGCGGGAAGTGAGGGGCCCGGTGTGTGATGAATAAATTTGTGTGTTGGTCCAAGCTGAGCATCTCTCTCTCTTGGCAGCCCACTGAGCAGAGCCCAACCCTGCCTGATAAATCCACCAGGCTCTGGCTGGTGGCTCTGATTGATTCTGCCACCAGCAGGACTCCTGGCAGGGTTATGAATGGGCAGGTAAGGCCTCTGGAGCATCTCTCTCTCTACCAGAGCAGAGGTGTCCAGTCTTAAATTACCAACACCTTTGCAAAGGAGCCTTTCTTCTGCCACCAGATGCCTCGCCATGCCTCCCCTTCTCCAGTGGTATTTCTTTCCTAGTGTAATCCTCCTGGGCTGGATTTACAAAGAGGACAATGTGATGAGAGATCTCAAAAAGAGCTTGCAAGAACTGGCCAAAGACTTAAAGATCTGCAGACCAAGCGGGCCTCAGTGAAAGAGCAGAAGCGGGAGCTGCGGGCCTACCTGAACGAGTGTGTTGAGCTACCGCAGGTCACTCGGTACCTAAGGATGCATAACAATACGCTTGTATTGGAGCATGAGAATCAGCACTAGCTCGCAGAACAAAGTACTGCAGGAGACGACCCTAAACCTGCCATAGTGCCGTCAggtcaggctgctgctgctacaggtTCCTGTCAGCTGGCTGGCGGGACACATGCTGGTTTTTGGAGTGTACCATCCATCACAATgctccactgatttcagtgggaagcAGCCCTGTGGCAACGCAATTCCAACAACAAGCAAGCAGCTTACTCGAAGAACCACCTTTTCTCCCCATCCACTGACTTAACTCTAAACCACCCCTGCAAAGCACTGTGCCAGTCTGGAGGCACTGCATGCCAGGCAGAACACAGACACAGTGAGGCTCCCGCAGATTGGGTGAGGCACATGTTGATAAAGAAGGGAGCTGGTTTGGGCTAAGCAGAGCAAACGTAATTACTGCCCACACATCAAACCATCTTTCTAGTTTGTAGCAACCTAGGGCTGGATGCAGCAATTTTGGAGGTAACAGTTCACAGATTGGCTAGTACTTTGCTGAGAGACACAAGCCAAAGAGTCAGAGTTGAGTCAAAGGTGGGGTGTGATTTATCACAGTGCTCAGCAGatggaaaaatgagaaatgagcagcaggcaggaaccCAGCTGTGCTTCAGGCCTCGTTATCAACAATCTCACCTGAGCTGAGCATCAGTGACACTGAACAGGGTGAATCTGGAGCTAAGAAACAACTGAACATTTCCCCCCACCTCATTTTATTCAGACTTGGCGTTTGCTCCACACAAGCACCAGcctcctgcaggcagggcagcccaCAGCACTAACAGAgcatcttttgcttttgtgtgggCTGCACAGGTCTGGTAAAACAAAGAGGCCAGGGCAGTAGTAAGCATCAACTAAGTGAAACCCCAGTACAAAATCCAGGTAACCATTTATACGCACTTATATTTTAACTGACATAGTCCTTGTGGTGTAAATAGTGAGGAAGAGCCAGTTCTGACCTCCTGATGGCCTGGGAGCCCTCCATGACAACCTGGGCCAGGAAAGCATGTGGCTGATGTGCTGGGCTTTAGCTTCCCCTGTTGATTCCTTGGAGCCTGAACACTGCAGTGGGGGTAAACAGGCTACCCCTGGCCATACCAGCCACTGTCaacttgtttttcagagaaaaatatcttcattttaagAGGCTTCATCTTTCAAGTACTCCAGCGTGTGTCCTGCTTTCGGAttcagcagttttctgctgCCTAGATTTGGGGCAGTTACCCTAGTTGCTGATGACTTGCCTCACTGGATCTGATATCCACCCTGCTGCTAGGGAACGGGGCTTTCGCTTCTGTGTCAATCCTTAACCCTCTGTCTCCATCTAGTGTCCAAATTACACTTCGGTTCTCTGCCAGCCCTCCTGAGACCTGCGGGCTTTTAACAGCTTGGCATGTCACTGTACCAACATCCAGGTGAAGTTGAACAGGCTCAGATTCACGTCAGCATCTGCAGCACCTCCTCTGAGAAGGCCCTGATTGCTTCCACATCCCTACAGTTTTTCACCCAAGCGGAGAAGAGCTGCTGGACTGCCGCAATGCAAAGTGTAGGGATGAGACCTGAAAGCTACTCTAAGCATCCTCACCTTCCAGGTTTTGATGACGTCGTTATTCTTCCTTCCTATCTGCCAGGGTGGCCTGGAGTACTGCGCCCCAGAAATGCTGGCTCCTCCAACCTTCCTCCTCTATGTGGCTCTCTAGTGCAGTGGGCAAGGAATAAATCACTGCCCAATGCCACCAAGGACTATCCATCCTCAGCCTTCTGCAGGTGGACACGGCCTGATTCttcccaccacagccaccagctcACAGCATTCGCTGGGTCACAGCACTACTGATAGAACCTGCTTTTCAGCAAAGCTCTTGGCTCAGGCTCAGCCCATCCAAACCACACAGTGTGgcattttcttcagcatggTGGCAAAGCAGGCTCTGACCTGCATGTGCCTTACTCAGAGGCCCCGTCAGAGGATGGAGGCTGTCTTGCAAGGtagggaagctggggaggggggcagcttCAAAGGGTCATGAAGGTCTTTGGACCTGGCACCTCTTAAAAGTCCCGTTCAGGCACATTTCCTTTTTTGGTCCCTTTGGGAAGGATCAGTTCAGCAGCCCCGAACTCAGTTCAGCAGCTCAGTTCTACTGGATTTGAGATATGTAAAAGGATACCTCTGTAGGGATGTGCAGGGAGAACCTGCTGAAGGCCCTCAAGCTTGCAGTAACTGGCATCTGCTGTCTTGCCAGGCTGAGCGAGAGGCACTTCATGCTGTCTGCACAAAGGGAAACAAGCTTGGCCCCCAAAGGAGAAACACACTGTGCTTACCTACTGTTCCTGGACTGAGGAGGTGCTGAATGCAACAGGAGAACGAGGGGATGTGAGGGAGACGGCCACGACCTGTGCTGCCACCCGCATCCAGAAAAGCTGCTTGTTCCAGACATTCCTCACGTCgaacacaaagaaaaagggaggcAAGAAGGCCAAGAAATAAGCACAAAATCCATCCTGTCctccattttttcctcccagcaaGGCTGCTTGCTCCCCTGGGGCTCAGCTCTCCAGATTACAAGCCTTAACTGAGATAGCACTTGCACTAAGGCCCGAgcctgccagggctggctgtCAGGGAAGAAGACACTAGAGCAGTGGCACGGCAACATGCCTCACCGTTTTAGGTTGAGCTCTGTTCTTTCAAAGCAAGAATAACCTTTCTTGCAACAGGACTGGACTCAGAAGTGCAGGCTCCTGGCTGGCCTTCCTAGCTTCAGTGCCCTCGATGTTGCTGGAGTGGGTCAAGGCCCAATCCTCCTGCTGCTCAAGGtggcaataaaataatttctggggGCAGAAGATGCCCTTAACCTGGCTTTGTTTGTCCTTGGGTgaatttgagaaaaatatttccctttgtGTGGAAGGGAATTAGCAAACTCCCAGCAACTCCCCTGTGTTCCCTGACCTCAGTGGCTCGTCACTACAGCCTCCCTTCCCAGGGGAGCAGTGACACTGGCTGCAAACCCCAGATCACCCGGCCCATTCCTTTGTCTGTCTCCCTACCTGTATTCCTACAGGCCAAGTTGCTCCTTCCCACCTCAGGAATGGAAAAATTGAGGAACTGCTTTGCTCAGACAACCTTTAGAGATGCTAGCTGTGCCCAGATCGCACAGCAGCACCCCATGGACCAAACATGAGGCCCCAGCAGATTTGCTTTGGACCATTTATTTGGTGACGAGCATGGCGTTGCTGTGAGAGCACCTCAACCCTCCATACAAACCATAGGATTACATGTCCACTCCGCAGGTCCTCACCACCAGAAGCTGCTGAAATCTCTGCGGCAGATCCTTCTCTGTCACAAACCCCATCCAGCTTGGGGACATCCCACCACCAGCAAGATGCAGGGCAGTACCATTCGTCACCTCTGTGCTTatcctcccttctccttccttgccaAAGGAGACCATTAAACCATGGATGAAACGGAGCAAAGCCAGCAGACAGCCACCAAGACggtcagggctggagcacaCATCCTGTGCGCAGAGGCTGAGAGAACGGGTCTcgctcagcctggagaagggatggTTTCAGGGGGGGCCCAGAGCATCCTCCCAAGACCTGCAAAGAGGAGGTGACTATGAGGATTTTGAGCCAAGCATTGTGCTCAGGTGCAGAGCAGGATGAGAGGACTGAAACTGAAAGGCTCTGATGGGATATAAAGGGAAACTTTTCACCCTGAGGACACTCAAGCAGTTGGAGCACGTGCCAGAGAGGCTGCGTGGCCTCTGTCCCCAAGGGTTTCCACCACGTGACTGGgaaagccctgagcagccttgCCTGAGCCTACAGCTCACCTGCCTTCAGCAGGAGCTCGGACTAGAGATCTCCTGCAGTCCCGTCAAGCAAGAGCCACCCTGTGATTGTACGCGACAGGCAGGAGTCAGCAGGACTCCTCTCCCCAGAAGCGATCAACTGAGGTCCCCGTCAGGATCCTCAGACCTTAACTGCCCTGGTCAGCCTCGCCTGGGACCCCCACCGTGGCAGCACCCTCTGCTTGCTGGTGTGGGAGCTCCAGCTGAGCTCCGGCCCTGCCTGACCCCGCCGAGCTGTAGGTGTACCTGTGCCTGGTCCTTCTCCCAGACAGGCCCTGGACCCCCACTGTAGGCAGTCCTCCTTCCTGCTGTTCTGGCTTCCCAGCTGGACCTCCTGGACGGGAGGAACCCAACTTGTTGCTTCATCTGGCAACCACCAGTCAGTCAACAGAAGCTGCTGTTACCACCAGGGCTGCCCCGCTCTGGTGCTGCAGGGTTGAGCCTTGCACAGGGAGGTCACTGGCTCGtcctccagcacagagcagcctcGTCCTTCGTTTCCAGCCATGGAAAGGCCCGGGGTCCTCACGGACTTGGGATGTCTCGGGTAGGCTAAGGCTGTATTTATGCCCAGAGGGACATTTGGCTTCACTTCCAGGGAGGCCTGGGTTTGCAGCCACCCGCTGCCTTGGAGCTGCTGGCCAGAGAGGGTCCAGACACGCTTTTTGACCGACCCCTCATCAGAGGGCCTGGGGGGGTCACGGGGGCTGTCGCGGGGCTCCGTTTTCTACACTTTTCTGTCTTGAGGTTGTCTGAAGCCAGGTGGAGCCCGTCGGAGGGGGTGCTCAGCCAGCAGAGAGACTGGGCACGGCCCCTGCCGGGAGCACCCCGGCCTGTGCAGCAAGAATTGCTCTCGGGCCGCTTCCAGCCGCAGGACTTGCCCGTTGGGCCCGTCTCGAAGCCTGCTGTCGGCGGAGAGGCAGGAGCCGGCGGGTGGGCGGCTCTCAGGGGGGTCCCCCGGGAGCGGGCGGCCAGGCCGGGCTGGTCCTGGGGGGCGGGCGGAGGGCTCCAGAGCAGCGGATGGAGCTTGGCCACGTCTGCTTCCCTCATCCGCGGCGCCCGGGCACCGAAGAGGGACTCGTCGCAGAAGGACGGCGTGTGGCTCCGGGGCCTGCACGGGGCAGCGAGCAGAGAAAGCCGCGCGGTTACCGGAGCGGGCAACGGCAGCCCCGCGGCTCCCGGCGGGACGCTGAGCCGCTCCCCGGGCCCTGCCGAGGGCCACCCGGGGCCAGCCCAGCGCCGCCGCGCTCGCCCGCGCCGGGGGAACcgaggggccgggccgccgcgccccccgccccgctgccgctCCCCCGGGGGCACCGACGCGGAGCGAGCCCCCAGACGGCGGGACagcgggccgggcggggccggcgggagcGCTCGGGGCCGCCGCTCACCTGCACCTGCTCCTCGGCCGGGGGCCGCCGCGGGCCGCCCAGGGAGGCGCGAagccgggcggcggcgggcgggcccccgcggggctgccgAACAGCGACTCGTCCACGAAGGACGCCCGTGCCCGGCGGAGGCCCCGCGGGGGCTGCCGAGCGGCTGCGGGAGCGGAGTCACCCATCCCCGCCACCCGCGTggccccgcgctgcccggggcggggaggccccggccccgccccttCCGGTCCCGCCCGCGCCGCGTGCTTCCGCCGCCGCCATGGCGCCGCCGCGCGCCCGCCGCCAGCCCCAGGGAGCGCCGGtacgcggggggggggggcgggggagggtCTCGGTGCGCTCGGTGCCCCCGTGCCGGTGTCCTTTGTGCTGGTGCGCCCAGTCTTCGTGTGCCGGTGTCCTCGGTACCGGCGCCCCCGTGCCTGGCGCCGGCATGTCCGGTGCCCCCCGTGCCGGTGTCCTCGGTACCGGTGTGCCCAGTCCCCATGTGTCGGTGTTCTCGGTACCGGTGCGCCCAGTTCCCATGTGCTGGTGTCCTCGGTACCGCTGCTCCCGGTCCCGTGTGTCGTGTCCCCAGTGCGCCCGGTGCTGATGTCCCCTGTGCCCCGGTACTGGTGTTCCCGGTCCCCATGTGCCGGTGTCCCCTGTGCCCGGTATCCTCGGTATGTGCCTGTATCCCCCGTACCAGCATCCCCAGTCTGTGTGCTTCTGTGCCTGGTATCAGTGACTGGTCCCATGTGCCAGTGTCCCCGGTACTGGTGTCACTAGTCCCTGTGTGCCACTGTCCCCAAAGCCAGTGTGCCCAGTGCCACCGGGCGTCCCCAGTGCCAGTGGGCCAGTGCGGGTGTCCCCAGTGCCACCGGGAGTCCCCAGCGCTGGTGCCCTGCCTGCCGGTCCGGCAGTGCAGAGCCACAGTGCCCTGGCACCGCGGGATGCCCATCACCGCAGCCATGTccccctgctgtccccaggtccccacggccccgctgcccgcctTCCCTGCCGCCAAGGAGGACGAGGACGATGGCGCCGACGCCGAGCCAGACACGCGGGCCATGGTGCGGGCCCAGAaccagaagaagaagaaatccGGGGGCTTCCAGTCCATGGGTGCgtgcagggaggggacagcTGCCCCTGGGATGGGGACCGTCCCCTCCTGCCCACGCCCCCTCacctgtccccatccccacaggcCTCAGCTACCCCGTCTTCAAGGGCATCATGAAGAAGGGCTACAAGGTGCCCACCCCCATCCAGAGGAAGGTGAGCGTGGGGAGTGGGGGGTCCCCACCCCGGGGCAGTGGTGGCAGGACTGTGACGGTGACAATGATGTCTCACAGAGCATCCCCGCCATCCTGCGCGGCCGGGACGTGGTGGCGATGGCGCGGACGGGCAGCGGGAAGACAGCCTGCTTCCTCATCCCCATGTTCGAGCGGCTGAAGGGGCCCAGCCAGGCCGGGGCGCGTGCCCTCATCCTCTCACCCACCCGTGAGCTGGCCCTGCAGACCCTGAAGTTCACCAAGGAGGTACAGGGGACAACGGGGATGGTTGGGGACAATGGGGACAGTGGGGGCAAGGAGTTTGCTTTTACCCCCCCCGCCAACATGGTTCTTTCTCACCCCACAGCTGGGCAAGTTCACAGGCTTGAAGACAGCCCTGATCCTGGGAGGAGACAAGTAagctgtccccatgtccccaccgGTCCCCGCTTCCCTAAAGCCTCCCCAAAAGCTGGCGAGGGGCTGAGCTGCCGCCTGCTGCCTGGTGCCGCCCCAGCCTCTCCCCGCTCTCGCAGGATGGAGGACCAGTTTGCCGCCCTGCACGAGAACCCTGACATGTGAGTGGGGGCGTGAGGAGGGGACCTGGTGGGGAAGTGGCCCCCGAGAGCCACCCACCATCGGGGGACACCACTGGTGGACACATCCTGGTGTTCTCTTGGAGCGTCTTCCTGTGCTCCACATGGGGAACAAGGGGGTCTCCATCGGATCTTCTTTGAGTCGGATTTGGGGCCTGCACCCCGGCTGGTGTGGGGAcgctgtgtccccccccaccGGGTCCCATCACTAGCTCTGTCCCTACAGAATCATTGCCACCCCTGGACGCCTGGTGCACGTGGCGGTGGAGATGAAACTGAAGCTGCACACCGTGGAGTACGTGGTGTTCGACGAGGCCGACAGGTCAGCGGGGCACAGGGGGGTCCCCGGGGCTGGCAGTGTCCCTGCAAGTGGGGTGAGGGATGGTGGGAGAGAGGCGCCCGGGGGGGGTGGCAGGCACTCCCatgtcccctgtcccctcccctgCAGGCTGTTCGAGATGGGCTTTGCCGAGCAGCTCCAGGAGATCATTGCCCGGCTCCCTGACTGCCACCAGACCGTCCTCTTCTCCGCCACGCTGCCCAAGCTGCTTGTTGAGTTTGCCCGGGCTGGTAAGGACCAAGGGACAGATGGTGGCCAGGGGGGACTGGACCAGAGAAgagcctggggacagggacgtGGCAcgttcctgcagctgctgggccCGGGCCTGGCAAACCCAGGCTGGATTAATGCTGGGCCAAGGGGGCAACTCCAAGCCATGGGTGGGTGGGGCAGGTCCCAGTAGCACATCCACGTGCAGCCCATGTCCTGCATGTCACCGCATCCCACAGGTCTCACCGAGCCGATGCTGATCCGTCTGGATGTGGAGTCCAAGCTCAGCGAGCAGCTCAAGGTGAGAGGGGCCAGGGGGGCTCAAGACGGGCTTTGTGTCCCCCGCCCCCTGCAAGCCACCCTGCAGTGGCTCCAGGCTCGTGAGGAGGGGACAAGGGGTGGCAGTGTCTGGCATGGTGATGCCGAggggctgagctctgccctcCCTTTGCAGCTGGCTTTCTTCCACGTGCGTGGGGACGACAAACCAGCCGTGCTGCTCCACCTGCTCCGGAGCGTGGTGAAGCCCCAGGACCAAACAGTCGTCTTTGTGGCtaccaagcaccacacagagTATCTCAAGGAGGCAAGTGGCATTTGGGGGTGCCCAGTGTGTACCCCTGTGACAGGGCAGGCTGAGGGGGGTGCCTAGGACCCCTTTCCAGACCCATGTGGTGCCTGTGTCTGTGAGCATGTCCCTGCTGGAGTCTCTGCCTCCGTTTCGCTGGATTGAAGGAGAAATCCTGGCGTATGTGGTCATGGAGGTGCTGCATCCACCTGCCCCTTGAAGAGAGGCGGGAGCACAGTGGGATT
The Falco rusticolus isolate bFalRus1 chromosome 1, bFalRus1.pri, whole genome shotgun sequence genome window above contains:
- the RITA1 gene encoding RBPJ-interacting and tubulin-associated protein 1, giving the protein MGDSAPAAARQPPRGLRRARASFVDESLFGSPAGARPPPPGFAPPWAARGGPRPRSRCRPRSHTPSFCDESLFGARAPRMREADVAKLHPLLWSPPPAPQDQPGLAARSRGTPLRAAHPPAPASPPTAGFETGPTGKSCGWKRPESNSCCTGRGAPGRGRAQSLCWLSTPSDGLHLASDNLKTEKCRKRSPATAPVTPPGPLMRGRSKSVSGPSLASSSKAAGGCKPRPPWK